Proteins found in one Deinococcus cellulosilyticus NBRC 106333 = KACC 11606 genomic segment:
- the rplF gene encoding 50S ribosomal protein L6: protein MSRIGKQPITVPSGVQVSVQNGEFKVKGPKGELTVPFNSELTVAVDGSTINVTRPTDQPRHRALHGLTRTLVANAVKGVSEGYTINMELKGVGYRAKLAGKNIELTIGYSHPVVMEPPAGITFAVPEPTKLSITGIDKQLVGQTAANLRKVRKPDVYHGKGVRYAGEQIALKAGKAGATGGKGKK from the coding sequence ATGTCCCGAATTGGTAAACAACCCATCACCGTTCCCTCTGGCGTGCAAGTGAGCGTCCAGAACGGTGAATTCAAAGTCAAAGGCCCCAAAGGCGAACTGACTGTTCCTTTCAACAGTGAGCTCACCGTGGCCGTGGACGGCAGCACCATCAACGTCACCCGTCCCACCGACCAGCCCCGCCACCGCGCCCTGCACGGCCTGACCCGCACCCTGGTCGCCAACGCCGTGAAAGGTGTGAGCGAAGGCTACACCATCAACATGGAGCTCAAAGGTGTGGGTTACCGTGCCAAACTGGCCGGTAAAAACATTGAGCTGACCATCGGTTACAGCCACCCCGTGGTCATGGAGCCCCCAGCCGGGATCACTTTCGCAGTGCCCGAGCCCACCAAGCTCTCCATCACTGGCATCGACAAGCAACTGGTCGGTCAGACCGCTGCCAACCTGCGCAAAGTGCGTAAACCCGACGTTTACCACGGCAAAGGTGTGCGTTACGCTGGCGAACAGATCGCGCTCAAAGCCGGTAAGGCAGGCGCCACCGGCGGGAAAGGTAAGAAATAA
- the rpmD gene encoding 50S ribosomal protein L30 encodes MKIKLVRSTIGRPGDQIATVKALGLKKIGDEREVPNTDAVKGMVNKVKFLLEVQE; translated from the coding sequence ATGAAGATCAAACTCGTTCGTAGCACCATCGGGCGACCTGGTGACCAGATCGCAACCGTGAAGGCTCTCGGCCTGAAAAAAATCGGTGACGAGCGCGAAGTGCCCAACACCGATGCTGTCAAAGGCATGGTCAACAAGGTGAAATTCCTCCTGGAGGTTCAGGAATGA
- a CDS encoding adenylate kinase yields MKSNKVLIFLGPPGAGKGTQAARLAAEQDLLQISTGDILRDHVARQTELGQQVAPILAAGQLVPDPILIALIRDKLASMEKIRVIFDGFPRTRAQAEGLDMLLEELGAPIHAVPLLEVPDEELIARIVERGKTSGRSDDTEETARARQEVYHTNTKPLVDYYAARGVLKRVDGIGGLDDVYQRIVQAVE; encoded by the coding sequence ATGAAGTCCAACAAAGTGCTGATTTTCCTGGGACCTCCCGGGGCAGGGAAGGGAACCCAGGCAGCTCGCCTGGCCGCTGAACAGGACCTGCTGCAAATTTCCACCGGAGACATTCTGCGGGACCATGTGGCCCGCCAGACCGAACTGGGGCAGCAGGTGGCTCCCATTCTTGCAGCAGGTCAGCTGGTGCCTGATCCCATCCTGATTGCTCTGATTCGCGACAAACTTGCCAGCATGGAAAAAATCCGGGTGATCTTTGATGGGTTCCCCAGAACCCGTGCCCAGGCCGAAGGCCTCGACATGCTGCTCGAAGAACTCGGTGCCCCCATCCATGCGGTTCCCCTGCTGGAAGTCCCCGATGAAGAACTGATTGCTCGCATCGTGGAGAGAGGGAAGACCTCAGGGCGCTCTGACGACACCGAAGAGACCGCCCGGGCCCGCCAGGAGGTCTACCACACCAACACCAAACCCCTGGTGGACTATTATGCTGCCCGTGGTGTTCTGAAACGTGTGGATGGCATTGGTGGTCTGGATGACGTCTACCAGCGCATTGTGCAGGCTGTGGAGTAA
- the rplO gene encoding 50S ribosomal protein L15: MKLSDLKPTPGSRKDRKRVGRGPGGTDKTSGRGHKGQKSRSGAGKGHFFEGGRSSLLSRLPKRGFSHEGIEYALVNLRDLERFEAGSTVQFEDFIISGLVRNGNRPIKLLAAGEVTGAYTLHVDAASQSAIAKIEAAGGKVILPEEE, from the coding sequence ATGAAACTGAGCGACCTCAAACCCACCCCCGGCAGCCGCAAAGACCGCAAACGCGTTGGTCGTGGTCCTGGTGGAACCGACAAAACCAGCGGTCGTGGCCACAAAGGCCAGAAGAGCCGCAGTGGAGCAGGCAAAGGCCACTTCTTCGAAGGTGGACGCAGCAGCCTGCTGAGCCGCCTGCCCAAGCGTGGTTTCAGCCACGAGGGCATCGAGTACGCCCTGGTCAATCTGCGTGACCTCGAGCGTTTCGAGGCTGGCAGCACCGTGCAGTTCGAAGACTTCATCATCAGCGGTCTGGTGCGCAACGGCAACCGTCCCATCAAACTGCTGGCTGCTGGCGAAGTCACGGGTGCCTATACCCTGCACGTGGACGCTGCTTCCCAGAGCGCCATTGCCAAAATTGAAGCCGCTGGCGGAAAAGTCATCCTCCCCGAGGAGGAGTAA
- the rpmJ gene encoding 50S ribosomal protein L36: MKVQTSVKKMCDKCKVIRRHGRVFVICENVKHKQRQG, translated from the coding sequence ATGAAGGTTCAGACTTCCGTCAAGAAGATGTGCGACAAATGCAAAGTCATTCGTCGCCACGGCCGCGTTTTCGTGATCTGCGAAAACGTCAAGCACAAGCAGCGTCAAGGGTAA
- the rpsK gene encoding 30S ribosomal protein S11 has protein sequence MAKAKTNTRTKRTRRNIPHGRAYIHASYNNTIVTITDMDGNSLAWSSGGTIGYKGSKKGTPYAAQLAAADAVKKAQSTFNMSQVEVVVRGTGSGREQAIRAIQASGIDVKSIMDDSPVPHNGCRLPKKKRM, from the coding sequence ATGGCTAAAGCTAAGACCAACACCAGAACCAAGCGTACCCGCCGTAACATTCCTCACGGCCGTGCTTACATCCACGCTTCCTACAACAACACCATCGTCACCATCACTGACATGGACGGCAACTCTCTCGCATGGTCCTCGGGTGGCACCATCGGCTACAAAGGCAGCAAAAAGGGCACCCCTTACGCTGCTCAACTGGCCGCCGCCGACGCTGTGAAGAAGGCGCAGAGCACCTTCAACATGAGCCAGGTGGAAGTCGTCGTGCGTGGCACCGGATCTGGCCGTGAACAGGCCATCCGCGCCATCCAAGCCAGCGGCATCGATGTCAAATCCATCATGGATGACTCTCCCGTTCCCCACAACGGCTGCCGCCTGCCCAAGAAAAAGAGGATGTGA
- the rplR gene encoding 50S ribosomal protein L18, producing the protein MPALDRTLRRKYSNRAKIKQVSDRPRLSVFRSSKYIYAQIIDDKNGVTLAQVASKALNVEGTKTDAAAAVGKALAEAALAKGVKQVVFDRGSYKYHGRVKALADAAREGGLEF; encoded by the coding sequence ATGCCCGCATTAGATCGTACCCTGCGCCGTAAGTACTCCAACCGCGCCAAGATCAAGCAGGTCTCTGATCGTCCGCGCCTGAGCGTGTTCCGCTCCAGCAAGTACATCTACGCGCAAATCATCGATGACAAGAACGGTGTGACCCTCGCCCAGGTGGCCTCCAAGGCCCTGAACGTGGAAGGCACCAAAACCGACGCTGCTGCTGCTGTGGGCAAAGCCCTCGCTGAAGCTGCGCTTGCCAAAGGCGTCAAGCAAGTGGTTTTTGACCGTGGTAGCTACAAATACCATGGCCGCGTGAAAGCCCTGGCCGACGCTGCAAGGGAGGGTGGCCTTGAGTTTTAA
- the rpsE gene encoding 30S ribosomal protein S5 has translation MSFNRNNNRERETGEFEEKMISVNRTAKTYQGGRRFRFAALVVIGDRNGRVGMGIGKAKEVPVAIEKAKAVARKNMIQVPVENGTIPHDIVGASTTSRVILKPAGPGTGVIAGSVPRAIAELAGITNLLSKELGSRNQINVAYAVFDGLKSLKTKKQVEELRGGAQ, from the coding sequence TTGAGTTTTAATCGTAACAACAACCGCGAACGCGAAACCGGTGAATTCGAAGAAAAGATGATCAGCGTCAACCGCACCGCCAAGACCTACCAGGGTGGTCGCCGTTTCCGCTTCGCTGCTCTCGTCGTCATCGGTGACCGCAACGGTCGCGTCGGGATGGGCATCGGCAAGGCCAAAGAAGTGCCTGTCGCCATCGAGAAAGCCAAAGCAGTTGCTCGCAAGAACATGATCCAGGTTCCTGTGGAAAACGGCACCATTCCTCACGACATCGTGGGTGCCAGCACCACCAGCCGCGTGATCCTGAAGCCCGCAGGCCCCGGTACCGGTGTGATCGCCGGCTCCGTGCCCCGTGCCATTGCTGAACTCGCTGGCATCACCAACCTGCTCTCCAAGGAACTCGGTTCCAGAAACCAGATCAACGTGGCTTACGCCGTGTTCGATGGTCTCAAGAGCCTGAAGACCAAGAAGCAGGTCGAAGAACTGCGCGGAGGCGCACAATGA
- the ilvA gene encoding threonine ammonia-lyase, biosynthetic — protein MMTGTQMTAEENTDTAAFMEQVLRTHVYNLAIETPLQEARTLSRHLNNRILFKREDHQPIYSFKLRGACQKISSLSDEEKARGIITVSAGNHAQGVAYTAHHLGLRAVVVMPEIAPQIKVESVRDWGSEVILYGQNVTEAEQHARKLQQEQNLTFVHPYDDPLVIAGQATVGLELLRQAPAEPYTVFIPVGGGGLIAGIATVLKAIRPDIRVVGVEPENADAMIQSIQAGQQVRLEHLDTFVDAVAVKQAGFHPFTLAQKHVDDWVTVSNHEVCLAIRDIYNDTRTFMEPGGALGTAGMKKYVQEKGLTGQTLITITSGANADFDRIREVAQRLFEGQKPVGRVLL, from the coding sequence ATGATGACAGGCACACAGATGACGGCAGAGGAAAACACAGACACAGCAGCATTCATGGAGCAGGTCCTGCGGACCCACGTGTACAACCTGGCCATTGAAACCCCCCTGCAGGAAGCCCGGACTCTCAGCAGGCACCTGAACAACCGCATCCTGTTCAAACGTGAAGACCACCAGCCCATCTACTCCTTCAAACTGCGTGGAGCCTGTCAGAAGATCAGCAGCCTGTCTGATGAGGAAAAGGCCAGAGGCATCATCACAGTGTCTGCAGGAAACCATGCCCAGGGGGTGGCTTACACTGCACACCATCTGGGCCTCAGGGCTGTGGTGGTCATGCCCGAAATTGCTCCACAGATCAAAGTGGAGTCTGTCAGAGACTGGGGATCAGAAGTGATCCTGTATGGCCAGAATGTCACCGAAGCAGAGCAGCACGCTCGCAAACTGCAACAAGAACAGAACCTGACTTTCGTGCATCCCTATGATGATCCCCTGGTGATCGCTGGACAGGCCACGGTGGGTCTCGAACTTCTCCGTCAGGCTCCCGCAGAACCGTACACCGTCTTCATCCCTGTGGGCGGAGGGGGCCTGATCGCTGGAATCGCCACGGTCCTGAAAGCCATCCGCCCGGACATCAGGGTGGTCGGTGTTGAACCTGAAAATGCCGACGCCATGATCCAGAGCATCCAGGCTGGTCAGCAGGTCAGGCTTGAGCATCTCGACACCTTTGTGGACGCTGTGGCCGTCAAACAGGCAGGCTTCCATCCCTTCACACTGGCGCAGAAGCACGTCGATGACTGGGTGACGGTCAGCAACCATGAGGTCTGCCTCGCCATCCGGGACATCTACAACGACACCCGCACCTTCATGGAACCCGGAGGAGCACTGGGCACCGCAGGAATGAAAAAATACGTGCAGGAAAAGGGCCTCACCGGGCAGACCCTGATCACCATCACCAGTGGAGCCAACGCAGACTTTGACCGCATTCGGGAGGTGGCCCAGAGGCTTTTTGAGGGGCAGAAGCCTGTGGGAAGGGTGCTGCTGTAG
- a CDS encoding DNA-directed RNA polymerase subunit alpha, producing the protein MENKKPQLKARLDGNYGEFTLEPLKRGYGVTIGNPLRRILLSSIPGTAVTSVYIEDVLHEFSTIPGVTEDVIQIILNLKELVVKFHAPGPKTLTLRAQGPKVVTAADFEVPMDAEIVNRDQVIATLAEGGKLVMEVRVEEGEGYVPADKHAIKDRINSIPVDAIFTPVKRVAYHVEDTRVGQQTDLDRLIIRVWTDGSIDPKMALDKAVEILRNELTVFSDTVETTPSPTVVTSIPTVPATTVYPETPIITSVNINPEPFPEQLQPRVTLDGLGLTTRVLHSLKEEGIDSVDALCALSDRDLKKVPGIGERSLDEIKQQLALHGLSLKE; encoded by the coding sequence GTGGAGAACAAAAAACCGCAGCTTAAAGCACGCCTTGACGGGAACTACGGTGAGTTTACCCTGGAGCCACTCAAACGTGGTTATGGCGTAACCATCGGAAATCCCCTTCGCCGCATCCTGCTGTCGTCCATTCCAGGTACGGCGGTCACCAGCGTGTACATCGAAGATGTCCTGCATGAATTCTCCACGATTCCAGGCGTCACTGAGGACGTCATCCAGATCATCCTGAACCTCAAAGAACTGGTGGTGAAATTCCACGCTCCCGGTCCCAAGACGCTCACACTGCGCGCTCAGGGTCCGAAGGTGGTCACCGCTGCTGACTTTGAAGTTCCCATGGACGCGGAAATTGTGAACCGCGACCAGGTCATTGCCACCCTCGCAGAGGGCGGCAAACTGGTGATGGAAGTGCGCGTTGAAGAAGGCGAAGGCTACGTCCCTGCGGACAAGCATGCCATCAAGGACCGCATCAACTCCATCCCTGTCGACGCCATCTTCACCCCCGTGAAGCGCGTTGCCTACCACGTGGAAGACACCCGTGTGGGACAGCAGACCGACCTGGACCGCCTGATCATTCGCGTCTGGACGGACGGCTCCATCGACCCCAAAATGGCCCTGGACAAAGCCGTGGAGATCCTGCGGAATGAACTCACTGTCTTCAGTGACACTGTAGAAACCACCCCCAGCCCCACTGTTGTGACCAGCATCCCCACGGTGCCTGCCACCACGGTGTACCCGGAAACGCCCATCATCACCAGCGTGAACATCAACCCCGAGCCGTTCCCCGAGCAGCTCCAGCCCCGAGTGACCCTCGACGGCCTGGGCCTGACCACCAGGGTTCTGCACTCCCTCAAAGAGGAAGGGATTGATTCCGTGGATGCCCTGTGCGCCCTTTCGGACAGAGACCTCAAAAAGGTCCCTGGCATCGGGGAGCGTTCACTCGATGAGATAAAGCAACAGCTCGCCCTGCACGGACTGAGCTTGAAGGAATAA
- the infA gene encoding translation initiation factor IF-1, translated as MKENRGKSEKKQDDTIRAEGVITEALPNTTFKVQLDSGHEILAYISGKMRIHYIRILPGDRVVLEISPYDPTRGRIVYRK; from the coding sequence ATTAAAGAAAATCGAGGAAAAAGCGAGAAGAAGCAAGACGACACCATTCGTGCAGAGGGTGTGATCACCGAAGCCCTGCCGAACACCACGTTCAAAGTTCAACTCGATTCCGGACACGAAATCCTGGCTTACATCAGCGGAAAAATGAGAATTCACTACATCCGCATTCTGCCTGGAGATCGGGTCGTCCTCGAAATTTCGCCTTACGACCCCACTCGGGGCCGCATCGTATACCGCAAGTAA
- the rplQ gene encoding 50S ribosomal protein L17, producing the protein MRHGRAGRKLNRNSSARTALARAQATALLREGRIQTTVAKAKELRPFVEHLITVAKGNDLHARRVISSDINDKEVVRKLLGEIAPKYANQNGGYTRILRVGVRRGDSAPVALIELI; encoded by the coding sequence ATGCGTCACGGTAGAGCTGGCCGCAAACTGAACCGTAACAGCAGCGCACGTACCGCCCTGGCTCGCGCCCAGGCGACTGCCCTGCTGCGCGAAGGCCGCATTCAGACCACAGTAGCCAAAGCCAAAGAGCTGCGCCCCTTCGTTGAGCACCTGATCACCGTTGCCAAAGGCAACGACCTGCACGCCCGTCGTGTGATCAGCAGCGACATCAACGACAAAGAAGTGGTGCGCAAACTGCTCGGCGAAATCGCCCCCAAGTACGCCAACCAGAACGGTGGTTACACCCGCATTCTGCGCGTTGGTGTGCGTCGCGGTGATTCCGCTCCTGTCGCTCTGATCGAACTGATCTGA
- the rpsM gene encoding 30S ribosomal protein S13, with amino-acid sequence MARIAGVDIPREKRVEIALTYIFGIGLTRSREVLGRTGVNPDTRVKNLTEAEIAKLREDIEKTYKVEGDLKSEIGQNIKRLMDIGAYRGLRHRRGLPVRGQRTKTNARTRKGPRKTVAGKKKAARK; translated from the coding sequence ATGGCTCGTATTGCAGGTGTTGATATCCCACGTGAAAAGCGCGTTGAAATTGCGCTCACCTACATTTTCGGCATTGGTCTCACCCGTTCCCGCGAAGTTCTGGGACGCACTGGCGTCAACCCCGACACCCGCGTGAAGAACCTGACCGAAGCAGAAATCGCCAAGCTCCGTGAAGACATCGAGAAGACCTACAAGGTCGAAGGTGACCTCAAGAGCGAAATCGGTCAGAACATCAAGCGTCTGATGGACATCGGTGCCTACCGTGGCCTCCGTCACCGCCGTGGCCTTCCTGTGCGTGGTCAGCGTACCAAGACCAACGCCCGTACCCGTAAAGGTCCCCGTAAGACCGTTGCTGGTAAGAAGAAAGCCGCGCGGAAGTAA
- the rpsH gene encoding 30S ribosomal protein S8, whose protein sequence is MLSDPIADMLTRIRNATRTYKDSVDVPASKFKEQIAKILVKEGYLASYERVNEGKFDVLRIQLKYGHKREQVIKHIERISRPGRRAYVSHEDLPRIHKGLGLAVVSTSKGLLADRDARKEGIGGEVICVIW, encoded by the coding sequence ATGCTGAGCGATCCTATTGCAGATATGCTGACGCGCATTCGGAATGCGACGCGCACATATAAGGACAGCGTGGATGTGCCTGCCTCCAAGTTCAAGGAGCAAATCGCCAAGATCCTGGTGAAAGAAGGCTACCTCGCGAGTTACGAGCGCGTTAACGAAGGCAAGTTTGATGTGTTGCGCATCCAACTAAAGTACGGACACAAGCGTGAGCAAGTGATCAAGCACATTGAGCGCATCTCCCGCCCTGGCCGTCGTGCCTACGTCAGCCACGAAGACCTCCCCCGCATTCACAAGGGACTGGGTCTGGCCGTGGTTTCCACCTCCAAAGGTCTCCTCGCTGATCGCGATGCCCGCAAAGAAGGCATTGGCGGCGAAGTGATCTGCGTGATCTGGTAA
- the secY gene encoding preprotein translocase subunit SecY has protein sequence MLRAFRDAFRIPELQRKFLYTLLLLAIYRLGSAIPTPGVDPTSISQAAGSAGGLLSLISNISGGNLAQFSIFALGVLPYITSSIIMQILTTSIPALEKLQKEGEEGRKAIAQYTRYGAIGLGAIQALFFAILVGEAESGRFLASGWEPGWMFRINVVLTQVAGIAFTLWIGERITEVGIGNGVSMIIFAGIAASFPTAISQIIDLYQNEAVSLLGIVAFFLVILATVIGIVLVLQAERRIPIQYARKEIGGKQYAKQQTYLPIKLNGAGVIPVIFASAVMTIVQVLETSFATSNPELVTFLQRWFSLTSPTGIALDVLLVIGFTFLYNSIQFDPKRIAENLRESGGFIPSVRPGVATAEYLNFISTRITLWGAIFLGFLVLVPQVMQAVSGISGSTLFAFSGTGLLILVGVALDTLKQVEAQLTLRSYDGFISKGRLRGRL, from the coding sequence ATGCTTCGGGCCTTCCGCGACGCATTTCGCATTCCTGAATTGCAGCGGAAGTTCCTCTATACCTTGCTGTTGCTGGCGATCTACCGACTGGGAAGTGCCATTCCCACGCCAGGGGTCGATCCCACAAGCATCTCACAGGCTGCCGGCAGTGCTGGCGGCCTGTTGAGCTTGATCAGCAACATCTCGGGTGGGAACCTCGCACAATTCAGTATTTTTGCACTGGGTGTGCTGCCTTACATCACATCCAGCATCATCATGCAGATCCTGACCACCTCCATCCCTGCCCTGGAAAAACTCCAGAAGGAAGGGGAGGAGGGGCGCAAAGCCATTGCCCAGTACACCCGTTATGGAGCCATTGGGCTGGGTGCCATTCAGGCCCTGTTTTTCGCCATTCTGGTGGGAGAGGCTGAAAGCGGACGCTTTCTGGCCTCTGGCTGGGAACCTGGGTGGATGTTCAGGATCAATGTGGTCCTGACCCAGGTGGCAGGCATTGCGTTTACCCTCTGGATTGGTGAGCGCATCACCGAAGTGGGAATCGGTAACGGGGTCAGCATGATCATCTTTGCCGGGATTGCTGCCAGTTTTCCCACGGCGATCTCCCAGATCATTGACCTCTATCAGAACGAGGCGGTCTCTCTGCTGGGCATCGTGGCGTTCTTCCTGGTCATTCTGGCAACAGTGATCGGAATTGTTCTGGTGTTGCAAGCCGAACGAAGGATTCCCATCCAGTATGCCCGTAAGGAGATTGGGGGGAAGCAGTACGCCAAGCAGCAGACCTACCTGCCCATCAAACTGAACGGTGCCGGTGTGATCCCTGTGATCTTCGCAAGTGCCGTGATGACCATTGTGCAGGTTCTGGAGACCAGTTTTGCCACCAGCAACCCTGAATTGGTGACTTTCCTGCAACGCTGGTTCTCTCTGACCTCACCCACCGGGATCGCTCTGGACGTGTTGCTGGTGATTGGTTTCACCTTCCTTTACAACAGCATCCAGTTTGACCCCAAACGCATTGCTGAGAACCTCCGTGAAAGCGGTGGCTTTATTCCCAGTGTGCGTCCAGGTGTGGCCACAGCAGAGTACCTGAACTTCATCTCCACCCGCATCACCCTGTGGGGAGCCATTTTCCTGGGTTTCCTGGTGCTGGTGCCTCAAGTGATGCAAGCCGTCTCCGGGATCAGTGGAAGCACACTGTTTGCCTTCTCAGGAACGGGTTTGCTCATTCTGGTGGGTGTGGCACTTGACACCCTGAAACAGGTGGAAGCCCAGCTCACCCTGCGCAGCTACGATGGATTCATTTCCAAAGGGCGCCTGCGGGGAAGGCTGTAA
- the rpsD gene encoding 30S ribosomal protein S4: MGRYRGPVVKLSRREGVNLAETEKVQKYLDRRPRPPGQHGARRSKTSDYGVRLREKQKLARLYGVNEKQFRNLFEEASNVPGVTGTVFLQLLESRLDNVVFRMGLASTRRQARQFVGHGHIFVNGKRVDIASYRVKAGDEISVAERSKSIGFIQENLELAKKRKGSPWLSLDAEAGKGQFLRLPAREDLALPINENFIIEYYSR; this comes from the coding sequence ATGGGTCGTTACCGTGGTCCAGTTGTTAAACTCAGCCGTCGCGAAGGCGTCAACCTGGCTGAGACCGAAAAAGTCCAGAAGTACCTTGATCGTCGTCCCCGTCCTCCAGGACAGCACGGCGCCCGCCGCAGCAAGACCTCCGACTACGGGGTCCGTCTGCGTGAAAAACAGAAACTCGCCCGTCTGTACGGCGTGAACGAGAAGCAATTCCGCAACCTGTTTGAGGAAGCTTCCAACGTTCCCGGCGTGACCGGCACCGTGTTCCTTCAGCTGCTCGAAAGCCGCCTGGACAATGTGGTGTTCCGCATGGGCCTCGCCTCCACCCGCCGCCAGGCCCGCCAGTTCGTGGGTCACGGTCACATCTTCGTGAACGGCAAGCGCGTGGACATTGCTTCCTACCGTGTCAAAGCTGGCGACGAAATCTCCGTTGCCGAGCGCAGCAAGTCCATTGGCTTCATTCAGGAAAACCTGGAACTGGCCAAGAAACGCAAAGGCAGCCCCTGGCTCTCCCTGGACGCTGAAGCTGGCAAAGGTCAATTCCTGCGCCTGCCTGCCCGTGAAGATCTGGCCCTGCCCATTAACGAGAACTTCATCATCGAGTACTACTCACGTTAA
- a CDS encoding Lrp/AsnC family transcriptional regulator, with protein sequence MPLENKNLDETAWKLLELLQQDARMSYKDLARHVGLTPPAVAERLKKLEDAGIIRGYTADLDLAALGRPLVGFIRLSATGDKFPFLDHITENIPESLEFHRITGGDSYMLKVAVRDMAHLESVLDRLSPYCTPTTSLVISSPLPTRIVRPLP encoded by the coding sequence ATGCCTTTGGAAAACAAAAATCTGGATGAAACCGCCTGGAAACTGCTGGAACTCCTGCAGCAAGACGCCCGCATGAGCTACAAGGATCTCGCCAGACATGTGGGCCTCACCCCTCCAGCTGTGGCAGAGCGTCTCAAAAAGCTGGAAGATGCAGGCATCATCCGGGGATACACGGCAGATCTGGACCTTGCCGCACTGGGTCGGCCTCTTGTGGGGTTCATCCGCCTCAGTGCCACAGGCGACAAATTCCCCTTTCTGGACCACATCACTGAGAACATCCCCGAATCGCTGGAATTCCACCGCATCACAGGCGGAGACAGTTACATGCTGAAGGTGGCCGTCAGAGACATGGCCCATCTGGAAAGCGTGCTGGACAGACTCTCCCCTTATTGCACCCCCACCACTTCACTGGTGATTTCCTCTCCCCTGCCCACCCGCATTGTCCGGCCCCTCCCCTGA